From a region of the Campylobacteraceae bacterium genome:
- a CDS encoding glycosyltransferase family 4 protein, whose product MNKKIHKIAFLSHLDLNLYLFRLPIMIALIKEGHKVYAICPRGDKFDEFEKYGIEALPYAISRKSLNPFKELKTIRNIYKVIKRLDLDILHNFTAKPNIYGSIAGHLAKVPNIINSVTGLGSFYIQKTKKAQRIRLIMEKLYKEANKKVNHVIFQNSDDMRYFIRKKLVRKDQAVLIKSSGINSSIYDMNNVEDLTIIKLKKELNLSQKIVVLMVSRAIWHKGIKEYYDAAKILSSKYENIKFIFVGDTDENNVSCANEEYLKKPFVSWLGHRDDILNLTAISDICVLPSYREGVPRTLLEAASMSKAIVTTKAIGCKEVVDDGVNGYLVPVRNTKQLGNKIEKLFLDENLRKTMGKKARMKVLEEFDVDVVVKKYLDVYDAL is encoded by the coding sequence ATGAATAAAAAAATACATAAAATCGCATTTTTGTCCCACCTAGATTTAAATTTATATCTTTTTAGGCTTCCTATTATGATTGCTTTAATTAAAGAAGGACATAAGGTATATGCTATTTGCCCTAGGGGAGATAAGTTTGACGAGTTTGAAAAATATGGTATTGAAGCTTTACCTTATGCTATAAGCAGAAAAAGTCTTAACCCTTTTAAAGAACTAAAAACTATTCGAAATATATACAAAGTTATTAAACGTTTGGATTTGGATATTTTACATAATTTTACGGCAAAACCAAATATTTATGGCTCAATTGCTGGGCATTTAGCAAAAGTTCCAAATATCATTAATTCAGTTACTGGCTTAGGAAGTTTTTATATTCAAAAAACAAAAAAAGCGCAGAGAATTAGATTAATTATGGAAAAACTGTATAAAGAAGCCAACAAAAAAGTTAATCATGTAATCTTTCAAAACAGCGACGATATGAGATATTTTATCCGCAAAAAACTTGTGAGAAAAGATCAAGCAGTTTTGATAAAGAGTTCTGGAATTAATAGCAGTATCTACGATATGAATAATGTTGAAGATTTAACAATTATTAAGTTAAAAAAAGAATTGAATTTGTCACAAAAAATTGTTGTTTTGATGGTTTCTCGAGCAATTTGGCATAAAGGCATTAAAGAGTATTATGATGCAGCAAAAATATTATCATCTAAGTATGAGAATATAAAATTTATTTTTGTGGGAGATACAGATGAAAACAATGTATCTTGCGCAAATGAAGAATATTTAAAAAAACCATTTGTATCTTGGCTTGGACATAGAGATGATATTTTGAATCTTACTGCCATAAGTGATATATGTGTTTTGCCTAGTTATAGAGAAGGTGTGCCTCGTACATTATTAGAAGCTGCTTCAATGAGTAAAGCTATAGTAACGACAAAAGCTATTGGCTGTAAAGAAGTAGTTGATGATGGTGTTAATGGTTACTTGGTTCCGGTTCGAAATACAAAACAATTGGGTAATAAAATAGAGAAGTTATTTTTAGATGAAAACTTAAGAAAAACCATGGGGAAAAAGGCTAGAATGAAAGTATTAGAAGAATTTGATGTGGATGTTGTAGTAAAAAAATACTTGGATGTATATGATGCACTATAG
- a CDS encoding sugar transferase, which produces MHYRIKRIFDIILSSFLIIVVSPILIILSFLILIKMGRPIFFRQKRPGYKESIFSIYKFRTMTNEKDAKGNLLPDEKRLEGLGQFIRSASLDELPQILNVLKGEMSFIGPRPLLIEYLVLYNDKQKKRHDVKPGITGWAQVNGRNAISWEKKFEYDTWYVENKSFILDMKILWLTFLKVVKRSDISSTTVITMEKFQGSK; this is translated from the coding sequence ATGCACTATAGAATTAAAAGAATCTTTGATATTATTCTGTCTTCTTTTCTTATAATTGTCGTTTCTCCAATATTAATTATTCTGTCTTTTTTAATTTTAATTAAAATGGGAAGACCTATTTTCTTTAGACAAAAACGTCCCGGATATAAAGAAAGTATTTTTTCTATTTATAAGTTTAGAACAATGACAAATGAAAAAGATGCAAAGGGAAATCTTTTACCTGATGAAAAAAGGCTAGAAGGTTTAGGACAATTCATTAGAAGTGCCTCCTTGGATGAACTTCCTCAAATATTGAATGTCCTAAAAGGTGAAATGAGTTTTATAGGACCTAGACCTTTGTTAATAGAATATCTAGTTTTATACAATGATAAACAAAAAAAACGACATGATGTAAAACCAGGTATTACAGGGTGGGCTCAAGTTAATGGAAGAAATGCAATATCTTGGGAAAAAAAGTTTGAATATGATACGTGGTATGTTGAAAATAAATCTTTTATTTTAGATATGAAAATTCTTTGGCTTACTTTTTTAAAAGTTGTAAAAAGAAGTGATATCTCATCAACAACAGTAATAACGATGGAAAAATTTCAAGGCAGTAAATAA
- a CDS encoding NeuD/PglB/VioB family sugar acetyltransferase has product MKKSIYIYGSSGHGLVVADIASACGYNDIIFVDDGENDFLPFEDIKLKNNIPIALAIGANDTRKLLFEKVLDFNFNLVTLIHPSSIISPSVSIGLATVVMPNVVINAGSKIGKAVILNSSCLIEHENTIRDFAHISPKVALAGNVYIGESSHIGIGASVIQGISINENCIIGAGSVVVKNISNNKLAYGNPCKIIKELN; this is encoded by the coding sequence ATGAAAAAAAGTATTTATATTTATGGTTCTAGTGGTCATGGTTTGGTTGTAGCTGATATTGCTAGCGCTTGTGGATATAATGATATTATATTTGTAGATGATGGTGAAAATGATTTTTTGCCTTTTGAGGACATAAAACTTAAAAATAATATACCAATAGCGTTGGCAATTGGAGCAAATGATACAAGAAAACTTTTGTTTGAAAAAGTTCTTGATTTTAATTTTAATCTTGTTACTTTAATTCATCCAAGTTCTATTATCTCACCTTCTGTATCTATTGGTTTAGCTACTGTAGTTATGCCAAATGTTGTTATTAATGCAGGTAGCAAGATTGGTAAAGCCGTCATACTAAATTCTTCTTGTTTAATTGAGCATGAGAATACTATTCGTGATTTTGCACATATCTCTCCGAAGGTTGCACTTGCAGGAAATGTATATATTGGTGAATCTTCACATATTGGTATTGGTGCAAGTGTCATTCAAGGCATTAGTATTAATGAAAATTGCATTATAGGTGCCGGATCAGTAGTTGTTAAAAATATATCCAATAATAAATTAGCTTATGGCAATCCTTGCAAAATAATAAAGGAATTAAATTGA
- a CDS encoding aminotransferase class V-fold PLP-dependent enzyme, with the protein MKERIFLSAPHMSGNELKYIKKVFESNYIAPLGEFVNKFEDSIKTYTKSENAIALSSGTAGIHLALRILGIKEDDDVLASTFTFIGSVSAILYQGANPVFIDSDIESWNISPKLLEEYLKNCAKKPKALILTHLYGQCADIEKIVLICKEHNIYLIEDAAESLGATFNGKHTGTFGDFGIYSFNGNKILTTSGGGMLVSKNKEYITKAMFYSTQARENEIFYEHNEYGYNYRMSNVLSAIGVAQMEVIDERVNQKREIFSWYKESLNDIEEITFMPELENSRGNRWLSTLVFGKTSPNKIMEALDKINVESRPLWKPMHLQPLFKGSKTYLDGTSEELFKRGLCLPSSTIMTKDDVTIISDVIRKSLNK; encoded by the coding sequence TTGAAAGAAAGAATTTTTTTATCTGCTCCACATATGAGTGGAAATGAACTTAAATATATAAAAAAAGTATTTGAAAGCAATTATATTGCACCTTTAGGCGAGTTTGTGAATAAGTTTGAAGACAGTATAAAAACATATACGAAAAGTGAAAATGCAATCGCGCTATCTTCTGGAACGGCTGGCATACACTTAGCACTTCGAATTTTAGGGATTAAAGAAGATGATGATGTATTGGCATCAACATTTACGTTTATTGGCTCTGTTTCAGCAATTTTGTACCAAGGTGCCAATCCAGTATTTATTGATAGTGATATAGAATCTTGGAATATTTCACCTAAACTTCTAGAAGAGTATTTAAAAAACTGTGCTAAAAAACCTAAAGCGTTGATTCTTACTCATTTATATGGTCAATGTGCAGATATTGAGAAAATCGTTCTTATTTGTAAAGAACATAACATTTATTTAATAGAAGATGCGGCTGAGTCTTTAGGAGCTACCTTTAATGGCAAACATACTGGGACATTCGGTGACTTTGGAATATATTCATTTAATGGTAATAAAATATTAACAACTTCTGGTGGAGGTATGTTGGTTTCCAAGAATAAAGAATATATTACAAAAGCTATGTTTTACTCAACTCAAGCAAGAGAAAATGAAATATTTTATGAACATAATGAGTATGGATATAACTATAGGATGTCAAATGTTTTATCTGCTATAGGGGTAGCTCAAATGGAAGTGATAGATGAGCGTGTGAACCAAAAAAGAGAAATCTTTTCTTGGTATAAAGAGTCTTTAAATGATATAGAAGAAATTACTTTTATGCCAGAACTTGAAAACTCTCGAGGAAACAGATGGTTAAGTACATTGGTATTTGGAAAAACTTCTCCCAATAAAATAATGGAAGCATTAGATAAAATTAATGTAGAATCAAGACCTTTGTGGAAACCTATGCATTTACAACCTTTATTTAAAGGCTCAAAGACATATTTGGATGGAACTAGTGAAGAATTATTTAAACGTGGTTTATGTTTACCCAGTTCGACCATTATGACTAAAGATGATGTTACGATAATATCTGATGTTATTAGAAAGAGTTTAAATAAATAA
- a CDS encoding polysaccharide biosynthesis protein gives MFSIDKRVLNLLVIIVLTCITFSWSFFIFKLPFDYSLIILVVIVRFVCSFLILKDYSLSWSKTSSRSFLIKSIVYIAAFFVYMPFLYGEYRISFILSELFLYIFSISFLMYAYNFLINRSRTFKSKNIVIYGAGKAGLQLENEFSTSEYKVVCFIDDEKVLQNRSIDGLAILSREKYLRKYKTDHFDIMIIAMPSASKEEINAIYNEMEGKFQSIKILPSLENILKKESFSKQLKDITVEDLLARHPADLDQKQIEHFIEDKTILITGAGGSIGSEISRQCVHFNAKQLILVDHSEINLYSISEELKDFNHVSVMKSVVDKEILKETFEKYHPDMVIHAAAYKHVPLVEDNILSGITNNISGTKNCIDLAIEFGVKKFVLISTDKAVRPTNVMGTTKRICELYAQNVDSQDTEIVAVRFGNVLGSSGSVIPKFKKQIELGLNITVTHPDITRYFMLIPEACELVLQAASIGKGGELFILDMGEPIKIVDLAKKMIVLSGRDDIEIEFCGLRAGEKLYEELLINDSDKKTAYESITVASPSFFDINELNTKIEELINSSTPLVKLKEIVPEFEHKLNS, from the coding sequence ATGTTTAGTATAGATAAACGGGTATTAAATTTATTGGTAATTATTGTATTAACTTGTATTACATTTTCTTGGTCTTTTTTTATATTTAAATTACCTTTTGATTATTCTCTAATTATACTTGTAGTTATTGTTCGCTTTGTTTGCTCTTTTTTGATTTTAAAAGATTATTCTTTGTCTTGGTCTAAAACGTCTTCTCGATCTTTTTTGATTAAAAGTATTGTTTATATAGCTGCTTTTTTTGTCTATATGCCTTTTCTTTATGGAGAATATAGAATATCTTTTATTTTATCTGAGTTGTTTTTATATATATTTTCTATTTCTTTTTTAATGTATGCTTATAATTTTTTAATTAATAGATCAAGAACATTTAAGTCTAAGAATATTGTTATTTATGGGGCTGGAAAAGCGGGATTACAGCTTGAAAATGAATTTTCAACTTCTGAGTATAAAGTGGTTTGTTTTATTGATGATGAGAAGGTTCTGCAAAATAGATCTATTGATGGGTTAGCTATTTTATCACGTGAGAAGTATTTAAGAAAATATAAAACAGATCATTTTGATATTATGATTATTGCAATGCCCTCTGCTTCAAAAGAAGAAATCAATGCTATTTATAATGAGATGGAAGGTAAGTTTCAAAGTATTAAAATACTTCCATCTTTAGAAAATATTTTAAAGAAAGAAAGTTTTTCAAAACAATTAAAAGATATTACGGTTGAAGATCTTTTAGCTAGGCATCCTGCTGACTTGGATCAAAAACAAATTGAGCATTTTATTGAAGATAAAACTATTCTAATTACAGGAGCTGGTGGGAGTATTGGTTCTGAGATATCTAGACAATGTGTACATTTTAATGCTAAACAGTTAATCTTAGTTGATCACAGTGAGATTAATCTCTATAGTATTAGTGAAGAATTAAAAGACTTTAATCATGTATCGGTTATGAAGTCTGTTGTTGATAAAGAGATATTAAAAGAGACTTTTGAAAAGTATCATCCTGATATGGTGATTCATGCAGCAGCTTATAAACACGTGCCATTGGTAGAAGATAATATTTTAAGTGGAATTACAAATAATATATCGGGTACGAAGAACTGTATTGATTTAGCTATTGAGTTTGGAGTGAAAAAGTTTGTTTTAATTTCAACGGATAAAGCGGTACGTCCTACAAATGTAATGGGCACTACTAAAAGAATATGTGAACTCTATGCTCAAAATGTAGACTCACAAGATACAGAGATTGTTGCTGTTCGTTTTGGGAATGTTTTGGGTTCTTCTGGATCTGTTATTCCTAAGTTTAAAAAGCAAATTGAACTTGGTTTAAATATTACAGTAACCCATCCTGATATTACGAGATATTTTATGTTAATACCAGAAGCTTGTGAATTGGTATTACAAGCTGCGAGTATTGGAAAAGGTGGTGAGCTTTTTATTCTTGATATGGGTGAACCTATTAAAATAGTGGATTTAGCCAAAAAAATGATTGTATTGTCTGGTAGAGATGACATAGAAATTGAATTTTGCGGGTTAAGAGCTGGTGAGAAACTTTATGAAGAACTTTTGATAAATGATTCTGATAAAAAAACAGCCTATGAATCTATTACTGTTGCTAGTCCTAGTTTTTTTGATATTAATGAATTAAATACAAAAATTGAAGAGTTAATTAATTCTTCTACTCCTTTAGTGAAACTAAAAGAAATTGTGCCTGAATTTGAGCATAAGCTAAATTCATAA
- a CDS encoding prepilin-type N-terminal cleavage/methylation domain-containing protein, translating to MHNKSIKAFTLLELIFVIVIISALASIALPKFFNAKSMADVAVLKQDIVSTISSLQSYSLSMGSVDKISDVITLNETLWTVKDKKVSFVDGDSTCISIEVKNTTLTKEIVLLITPNVSTLCTKLNEAGIVSRNYPLY from the coding sequence ATGCATAACAAATCAATAAAAGCTTTTACTCTTTTGGAACTTATTTTCGTGATTGTAATTATTTCAGCATTGGCTAGTATTGCTTTGCCTAAGTTTTTTAATGCTAAATCAATGGCAGATGTTGCTGTTTTAAAACAAGATATTGTTTCTACTATTTCTTCTTTGCAAAGTTATTCTTTAAGTATGGGCTCTGTTGATAAAATATCGGATGTTATAACTTTGAACGAAACTTTATGGACGGTGAAAGATAAAAAAGTTTCTTTTGTTGATGGAGATAGTACTTGTATTTCTATTGAAGTTAAAAATACAACGTTAACTAAAGAAATTGTTTTGTTGATTACTCCTAATGTTAGTACTTTATGTACAAAATTAAATGAAGCAGGTATTGTTTCACGAAATTACCCCTTGTACTAA
- the galU gene encoding UTP--glucose-1-phosphate uridylyltransferase GalU — MNSQRITKCLFPAAGYGTRFLPATKAMPKEMLPVLTKPLIQYAVEEALEAGMDTMAIVTGRGKRAIEDHFDISYELEHQIKGTSKEPLLREIRSVLNKCTFSYTRQVEMRGLGHAILTGETLIGNEAFAVVLADDLCDNRDGEAGVLSQMTKLYDKYKCSIVAIEEIPMDKTNKYGVISGTEIEEGIFRITDMVEKPEAKDAPSNLAIIGRYILTPDIFDILRVTEPGKGGEIQITDALLAQAKQGKVLAYKFKGTRFDCGSVDGFVEATNYFYDKSKEA, encoded by the coding sequence ATGAATTCACAAAGAATTACCAAATGTTTATTCCCTGCTGCTGGATATGGTACACGTTTTTTACCTGCTACAAAAGCCATGCCTAAAGAGATGTTACCCGTACTTACTAAACCTTTGATTCAATATGCTGTTGAAGAAGCTTTAGAAGCTGGTATGGATACTATGGCTATAGTTACTGGGCGTGGAAAACGTGCGATTGAAGATCATTTTGATATTTCTTATGAGTTAGAGCATCAAATTAAAGGAACATCAAAAGAACCTTTATTAAGAGAAATTCGTTCTGTTTTGAATAAGTGTACATTTTCTTATACTAGGCAAGTAGAGATGAGAGGTCTAGGACATGCTATTTTAACAGGAGAAACACTTATTGGAAATGAAGCTTTTGCTGTAGTATTAGCAGATGATTTATGTGATAATAGGGATGGAGAAGCTGGTGTTTTATCTCAAATGACAAAATTATATGACAAATATAAATGCTCAATTGTAGCTATTGAAGAAATACCTATGGATAAAACAAATAAATACGGTGTTATTTCAGGTACTGAAATAGAAGAGGGAATTTTTAGAATTACGGATATGGTTGAAAAACCTGAAGCAAAAGATGCACCTTCCAATCTAGCAATTATTGGACGGTATATTTTAACACCTGATATTTTTGATATTTTAAGAGTAACTGAGCCTGGAAAAGGTGGCGAGATTCAGATTACCGATGCGCTCTTAGCTCAAGCAAAACAAGGTAAAGTGTTAGCATATAAATTTAAAGGTACACGCTTTGATTGTGGAAGCGTTGATGGTTTTGTTGAAGCCACAAATTATTTTTATGATAAAAGTAAAGAAGCTTAA
- the gmhB gene encoding D-glycero-beta-D-manno-heptose 1,7-bisphosphate 7-phosphatase has product MLEKAVFLDRDGVINIEKNYLHKIKDFEFIPGLFSSLQYLLSLDYKLFIITNQSGIGRGYYTQKDFDILTSWMLEKLEKHNINISQVELCPHAPNQECECRKPKTQMIDNILKNHSIDLDNSWLIGDKSSDIKCALNAGITNTIQVKSGHDFIEKDSLAQYVCNSIADIKSIIKN; this is encoded by the coding sequence TTGTTAGAAAAAGCTGTATTTTTAGACCGTGATGGGGTAATTAATATTGAAAAAAACTATTTGCATAAGATAAAAGATTTTGAATTTATTCCTGGTCTTTTTTCTTCTTTGCAGTATTTATTATCTTTGGATTACAAACTCTTTATTATTACGAATCAATCTGGAATTGGAAGAGGATATTACACGCAAAAAGATTTTGATATTCTTACTTCTTGGATGTTAGAAAAATTAGAAAAACATAATATTAACATTTCACAAGTAGAGCTTTGTCCTCATGCCCCAAATCAAGAATGTGAGTGCCGAAAACCAAAAACACAAATGATCGATAATATTTTAAAAAATCACAGTATTGATTTAGATAATTCTTGGTTAATTGGGGATAAAAGTTCTGATATTAAATGTGCTCTAAATGCAGGGATAACTAATACCATTCAAGTAAAATCAGGGCATGATTTTATTGAAAAAGATTCTTTGGCACAATATGTTTGTAATTCTATTGCTGATATAAAAAGTATTATTAAAAATTAG
- a CDS encoding DNA ligase produces MKILSFILFTFLSLYSFQVEIERPNQYTNQDVSGWVMSEKLDGIRGYWNGKEFLSKNGNKIYAPASFTKNFPSFELDGELWTKRNDFSNIQSIVLDKTPSKYWKEISYNIFEAPNAKGNFLERVNKAKNWFKNNPNSQVHIIEQIVCKNKKHLYDYLKKIVLLKGEGVIVKDPNLEYIKTRTNKALKVTMFYDTEGRVEKINYGKNNTMRSLLIKLENNVTFNLGGGFSKDERANPPSVGDIVTFKYYGLTKNKKPRFASFLRIRKEE; encoded by the coding sequence ATGAAAATATTAAGCTTCATTCTATTTACTTTTTTATCACTGTATTCTTTTCAAGTAGAGATTGAAAGACCCAATCAATATACCAATCAAGATGTAAGTGGTTGGGTTATGAGTGAGAAACTAGATGGAATAAGAGGTTATTGGAATGGAAAAGAATTCTTAAGTAAAAATGGCAATAAAATCTATGCACCTGCTAGTTTTACTAAAAACTTCCCTTCTTTTGAACTGGATGGGGAATTGTGGACAAAAAGAAATGATTTCTCAAATATTCAAAGCATTGTTTTAGATAAAACTCCGTCAAAATACTGGAAAGAAATCTCCTATAATATTTTTGAAGCCCCAAATGCTAAGGGTAATTTTCTAGAACGTGTTAATAAAGCAAAAAATTGGTTTAAAAATAATCCCAATTCACAAGTACATATTATTGAACAAATAGTATGCAAAAACAAAAAACATCTATACGATTATCTTAAAAAAATTGTTTTATTAAAAGGTGAAGGTGTAATAGTAAAAGACCCTAATTTAGAATATATTAAAACAAGAACAAATAAAGCCCTAAAAGTTACTATGTTTTACGATACAGAAGGTAGAGTTGAGAAAATAAATTATGGTAAAAACAATACAATGCGTTCTTTATTAATAAAACTAGAAAATAATGTGACGTTTAATTTAGGAGGTGGCTTTAGCAAAGATGAGAGAGCAAATCCCCCTTCTGTTGGTGATATCGTGACTTTTAAATACTATGGTCTAACTAAGAATAAAAAACCGCGTTTTGCTTCTTTCTTACGAATAAGAAAAGAAGAATAG
- the rfaD gene encoding ADP-glyceromanno-heptose 6-epimerase, which produces MTYTNTDFNNKTILITGAAGFIGSNLCFYFQDNYPKANIIALDCFRSTATLSNGNLKSFGHYKNLLGFNGTVISGDINDRKLLKALKYDYNFDYIFHEAAISDTTVEEQDLMIKTNVNAYEDLLKIAIKHKAHMIYASSAATYGDASSPQTPGDEAPGNVYGFSKLMMDNISDTYIKKDLGISIIGLRYFNVYGAKEFFKNKTASTVVQFGHQILAGNTPKLFEGSDKILRDFVYIEDVIQANIKAASSGVSGVYNVGTGKARSFQDIADLLQENLGTSLGTNYIPNPFIGQYQFHTEANICATTADIGYEPAYELEDGIKAYIEEIKRLYTTEVK; this is translated from the coding sequence ATGACATATACAAATACAGATTTTAATAACAAGACTATATTAATTACAGGGGCAGCAGGTTTCATTGGTTCTAACTTATGTTTTTATTTTCAAGACAACTATCCAAAAGCCAATATCATTGCTCTTGATTGTTTTCGTTCAACAGCTACATTATCAAATGGTAATCTAAAAAGTTTTGGACATTATAAAAACCTACTTGGTTTTAATGGCACGGTAATCTCAGGTGATATCAATGATAGGAAACTTTTAAAAGCTTTAAAATACGACTATAACTTTGATTATATCTTTCATGAAGCGGCTATTTCTGATACTACGGTAGAAGAACAAGATTTAATGATTAAAACCAATGTGAATGCTTATGAAGATTTATTAAAAATTGCTATTAAACACAAAGCCCACATGATTTATGCTTCATCAGCTGCTACTTATGGAGATGCTTCATCTCCACAAACTCCAGGGGATGAAGCACCTGGAAATGTTTATGGTTTCTCAAAACTAATGATGGATAATATTTCAGATACTTATATTAAAAAAGACCTAGGTATTTCTATTATTGGATTGCGTTACTTTAATGTATATGGAGCAAAAGAATTTTTCAAAAATAAAACAGCTTCTACTGTTGTACAATTTGGCCATCAAATACTTGCAGGTAATACACCTAAACTTTTTGAAGGCAGTGATAAGATTTTAAGAGATTTTGTTTACATAGAAGATGTCATTCAGGCTAATATTAAAGCAGCTTCAAGTGGTGTTTCTGGTGTGTATAATGTAGGTACTGGAAAAGCAAGATCTTTTCAAGACATAGCTGATCTTTTACAAGAAAACTTAGGTACTAGTTTAGGTACGAATTATATTCCTAATCCTTTTATTGGCCAATACCAATTTCATACAGAAGCAAATATTTGTGCTACTACTGCTGATATTGGATATGAAC